Proteins encoded in a region of the Haloarcula sp. CBA1129 genome:
- the cmk gene encoding (d)CMP kinase, which translates to MLITVSGPAGSGKSTLAKSLADALNYEHVSGGDIFRSLAEERGMTPLELNKAAEEDAQIDRDLDRRLRDIAAERDDLVLESRLAGWMAGEYADMKLWLTAPLDVRADRIATRENKPFEQAKTETRERGESEAQRYSDYYDIDFDDLSIYDLSVNTARWDPQGVLSVTLHAVESYSPDGDEGKAPVENIRYEF; encoded by the coding sequence ATGTTGATTACCGTCTCCGGCCCGGCCGGCAGCGGCAAGAGCACGCTTGCCAAGAGTCTGGCCGACGCCCTGAACTACGAGCACGTCAGCGGCGGCGATATCTTCCGCTCGCTGGCCGAGGAACGCGGGATGACACCGCTCGAACTGAACAAAGCCGCCGAGGAGGACGCCCAGATTGATCGCGATCTGGACCGCCGACTCCGGGACATCGCCGCCGAGCGTGACGACCTCGTGCTCGAATCGCGCCTCGCCGGCTGGATGGCGGGCGAGTACGCCGATATGAAGCTGTGGCTGACCGCACCGCTGGACGTACGCGCCGACCGCATCGCGACGCGGGAGAACAAGCCCTTCGAGCAGGCCAAGACTGAAACGCGGGAACGCGGCGAGAGCGAGGCCCAACGCTACAGCGACTACTACGACATCGACTTCGATGATCTCTCTATCTACGATCTGTCGGTCAACACCGCCCGCTGGGACCCACAGGGCGTTCTGAGCGTGACCTTGCACGCCGTCGAATCGTACAGTCCCGACGGCGACGAAGGGAAGGCACCGGTCGAGAACATCCGGTACGAGTTCTGA
- a CDS encoding MazG-like family protein, translated as MKRQEQVADVLRHSDIDTPPAYRLLDVVAELGDIAAEVNETTGYGTDSAALSIREEDLGDALFALLALCEQLDVDADAALSAAIAKYEGQSGTNGTAASGD; from the coding sequence ATGAAACGACAGGAACAAGTTGCCGACGTACTCAGACACAGCGACATCGATACGCCACCCGCCTATCGATTGCTCGACGTGGTGGCCGAACTCGGTGATATCGCGGCCGAAGTCAACGAAACGACCGGCTACGGCACCGACTCGGCGGCGCTGTCGATACGGGAGGAGGACCTCGGTGACGCTCTGTTCGCGTTGCTTGCGCTATGTGAACAGCTTGACGTTGACGCCGACGCCGCACTCTCGGCAGCGATTGCGAAATACGAGGGACAGTCCGGGACAAACGGGACGGCAGCGAGCGGTGACTGA
- a CDS encoding peroxiredoxin — protein MLEPGAPAPDISAQNQFGEPVSPDFEEPTVLFFYPEDFTSGCTIEAREFQDHLPQFREGGITVYGVSMDDVATHDEFAEAEGLLYDLLADPDGSVADAFGVDTSGGRTARRTFVLADGEVTSVYEPDPKGHAEEVLRDVRNEYVQGG, from the coding sequence ATGCTCGAACCCGGAGCACCCGCGCCCGACATCAGCGCACAGAACCAGTTCGGCGAACCCGTCTCGCCCGACTTTGAGGAACCGACGGTGCTGTTTTTCTATCCCGAGGACTTCACCAGCGGCTGTACCATCGAGGCCCGCGAGTTCCAAGACCACCTCCCGCAGTTCCGTGAGGGAGGCATCACCGTCTACGGTGTCTCGATGGACGACGTGGCGACCCACGACGAGTTCGCCGAGGCGGAGGGCCTGCTGTACGACCTGCTCGCCGACCCCGATGGGTCCGTCGCCGACGCGTTTGGCGTGGACACCAGTGGCGGCCGGACGGCCCGTCGGACGTTCGTACTGGCCGACGGCGAAGTCACGTCAGTCTACGAGCCGGACCCGAAAGGCCACGCCGAGGAGGTGTTGCGCGACGTGCGCAACGAGTACGTTCAGGGTGGATAG
- a CDS encoding TrmB family transcriptional regulator — protein MTSDATHEEAVSLLQELGLKEYEAKCFVGLSRMSSGTAKGLSEVTEVPRTRVYDAVRILEAKGLVEVQHSSPQQFRAVPLSEATETLRTQYEDRVERLQSTLREMGSIESEDEEAELQEVWSLSGSDAIENRAAAIIEDATEEVVLVIGTEAVLSESLIEELNSLDPDIELIVGSGSASIRDRVEQQIPRATAFLSELGWLHGELTPAEDAAVGRLLLVDRSTLLVSSIDPQTSDEQAIFATGLRNGLIVIARRLLSQGVVEMTPLEQD, from the coding sequence ATGACATCTGATGCAACACACGAAGAGGCGGTCAGTTTACTTCAGGAGTTGGGATTGAAAGAGTATGAGGCGAAATGTTTTGTCGGACTTTCTCGGATGTCCAGCGGCACAGCAAAGGGGCTGAGCGAGGTGACGGAGGTTCCGAGGACGCGCGTCTACGATGCCGTCCGAATCCTCGAAGCGAAGGGGCTGGTCGAGGTACAGCACTCGAGCCCACAGCAGTTCCGGGCTGTCCCGCTCTCTGAGGCCACCGAAACGCTTCGCACTCAGTACGAGGACCGCGTCGAGCGCCTCCAGTCCACACTGCGCGAGATGGGGAGCATCGAGTCCGAAGACGAAGAGGCCGAGCTACAGGAAGTCTGGTCGCTTTCCGGGTCCGATGCTATCGAGAACCGGGCCGCGGCGATCATCGAGGACGCGACCGAGGAAGTAGTGCTCGTCATCGGCACTGAAGCGGTCCTCTCAGAGTCGCTGATCGAGGAACTCAATTCGCTCGACCCGGACATCGAACTCATCGTCGGGAGCGGGTCCGCCTCGATCCGTGACCGCGTGGAACAGCAAATCCCACGCGCCACCGCGTTTCTGTCGGAGTTGGGGTGGCTCCACGGTGAACTGACTCCTGCGGAGGACGCTGCTGTCGGACGACTCCTGCTCGTCGACCGGTCGACGCTGCTCGTCAGCTCAATCGACCCCCAGACTAGCGACGAACAGGCCATCTTCGCGACCGGACTCAGAAACGGGCTCATCGTCATCGCACGCCGGCTCCTCTCGCAGGGCGTCGTGGAAATGACACCGCTAGAACAGGATTAG
- a CDS encoding RNA-guided pseudouridylation complex pseudouridine synthase subunit Cbf5, producing MTLRAPPDERDLDSLRSFGVINLDKPPGPSAHQVAAWIRDATGQDRVAHGGTLDPKVTGCLPVLLGDAARMAQVFDDAIKEYVTVLELHDQAPADITDIVAEFETEVYQKPPRKSAVKRQLRARRIHSLDILEQGERRLLLRVRCASGTYIRKLCHDIGLAAGTGAHMGDLRRTATGSFDDGSLSTMHDLVDALAFAEDGDEAQLRGIIQPAERALVHLPRVTIAPSAAREVAEGAPVYAPGVIKAGPAEVGEATPERGSQVVSVTPDGAAVCLGTLVGDPDANSGLVVEIDRVLV from the coding sequence ATGACGCTCCGTGCCCCGCCCGACGAACGGGACCTCGATTCGCTTCGCTCTTTCGGTGTCATCAACCTCGACAAGCCCCCGGGCCCGTCGGCCCATCAGGTCGCGGCTTGGATTCGAGACGCCACCGGACAGGATCGGGTCGCCCACGGCGGGACGCTCGATCCGAAGGTGACCGGCTGTCTGCCCGTGTTGCTCGGCGACGCCGCCCGGATGGCGCAGGTGTTCGACGACGCCATCAAGGAGTACGTCACCGTGCTCGAACTTCACGACCAAGCCCCGGCAGACATCACGGATATCGTCGCCGAGTTCGAGACCGAGGTCTACCAGAAGCCGCCCCGAAAGAGCGCAGTGAAGCGTCAGCTACGCGCTCGCCGGATTCACTCGCTGGATATCCTCGAACAGGGCGAGCGCCGGTTGCTCCTGCGAGTCCGGTGTGCTTCGGGCACGTACATCCGGAAACTGTGTCACGACATCGGGCTGGCGGCGGGGACCGGCGCGCACATGGGCGACCTCCGCCGGACGGCGACCGGGAGCTTCGACGACGGGTCGCTGTCGACGATGCACGACCTCGTGGACGCGCTGGCCTTTGCTGAAGACGGCGACGAAGCACAACTGCGCGGAATCATCCAGCCGGCCGAGCGCGCGTTGGTCCACCTGCCACGGGTCACGATTGCGCCGAGTGCGGCGCGTGAAGTCGCCGAGGGCGCGCCGGTGTACGCGCCGGGCGTCATCAAAGCCGGGCCGGCCGAAGTGGGCGAAGCGACGCCCGAGAGAGGGTCTCAGGTCGTCTCTGTCACGCCCGACGGGGCTGCGGTCTGTCTGGGGACGCTCGTCGGCGACCCGGATGCCAACAGCGGCCTCGTCGTCGAAATCGACCGCGTACTGGTATAA
- a CDS encoding HalOD1 output domain-containing protein: MSGSDRRPDRTSDNPDTLHAEFDWGAVSPSVAVIQTVAIAADREAIELAPLIETLDPDALDELFTHSSGPDSAVSLSFQLGQYAVTVTGTGDVYVRTQPVRS; this comes from the coding sequence ATGAGTGGGTCCGACAGGCGGCCCGACCGGACATCCGACAACCCGGACACCCTCCACGCGGAGTTCGACTGGGGCGCTGTCTCACCATCAGTCGCGGTGATACAAACGGTCGCAATCGCGGCTGACCGAGAGGCCATAGAGTTAGCTCCCCTCATTGAAACACTCGATCCGGACGCGCTTGACGAACTCTTTACCCATTCATCAGGCCCGGACAGTGCCGTCTCGCTCTCGTTTCAGTTGGGGCAGTACGCAGTGACCGTGACCGGAACCGGGGACGTGTATGTCCGTACTCAGCCCGTCCGCTCGTGA
- the dnaK gene encoding molecular chaperone DnaK has translation MASNKILGIDLGTTNSAFAVMEGGDPEIIVNGEGERTTPSVVAFDDGERLVGKPAKNQAIKNPDQTIQSIKRHMGEDDYTVELDGEEYTPEQVSAMILQKIKHDAEEYLGDEIEKAVITVPAYFNDRQRQATKDAGEIAGFEVERIVNEPTAAAMAYGLDDESDQTVLVYDLGGGTFDVSILDLGGGVYEVVATNGDNDLGGDDWDHAIIDYLADEFEAEHGIDLRDDRQALQRLTEAAEEAKIELSSRKETRINLPFIATTDDGPLDLEQKITRAKFESLTEDLIERTVGPTEQALSDADYDKGDIDEVILVGGSTRMPQVQDKVGEMTDQEPKKNVNPDEAVALGAAIQAGVLSGDVDDIVLLDVTPLSLGVEVKGGLFERLIDKNTTIPTEESKIFTTAQANQTQVQIRVFQGEREIAEENELLGAFALSGIPPAPAGTPQIEVSFNIDENGIVNVEAEDKGSGNKEDITIEGGAGLSDDQIEEMQQEAEQHAEEDEQRRERIEARNEAEASVRRAETLLDENEEEIDDDLRSDIEAKIEDVEEVLEDEDAEKEDYEEVTETLSEELQEIGKQMYQEQAQQAAGGAAGAGPGGAAGPGGAAGPGGAAGGAAEQGEEYVDADFEDVDEDDEE, from the coding sequence ATGGCGAGCAACAAGATTCTGGGTATCGACCTTGGGACCACGAACAGCGCGTTCGCGGTCATGGAAGGTGGCGATCCCGAAATCATTGTCAACGGTGAAGGCGAGCGCACGACACCCTCTGTCGTCGCGTTCGACGACGGCGAGCGACTCGTCGGGAAACCGGCGAAGAACCAAGCGATAAAGAACCCCGACCAGACCATCCAGTCGATCAAGCGCCACATGGGCGAAGACGACTACACGGTCGAACTGGACGGGGAGGAGTACACGCCCGAGCAGGTCTCGGCGATGATCCTCCAGAAGATCAAACACGACGCCGAAGAGTACCTCGGCGACGAGATCGAGAAGGCAGTCATCACGGTCCCGGCGTACTTCAACGACCGACAGCGCCAAGCGACCAAGGACGCCGGCGAGATCGCCGGCTTCGAGGTCGAGCGCATCGTCAACGAGCCGACGGCGGCCGCGATGGCCTACGGCCTCGACGACGAGTCCGATCAGACTGTCCTCGTGTACGACCTCGGTGGCGGGACCTTCGACGTGTCCATCCTCGATCTGGGTGGCGGCGTCTACGAGGTCGTCGCGACCAACGGGGACAACGACCTCGGTGGCGACGACTGGGACCACGCGATCATCGACTACCTCGCAGACGAGTTCGAGGCCGAACACGGCATCGACCTCCGCGACGACCGGCAGGCGCTCCAGCGCTTGACCGAGGCCGCCGAGGAAGCCAAGATCGAACTCTCCTCACGCAAGGAGACCCGCATCAACCTCCCGTTCATCGCGACTACGGACGACGGGCCGCTGGACCTCGAACAGAAGATCACGCGCGCGAAGTTCGAATCACTCACCGAGGACCTCATCGAGCGCACCGTCGGTCCGACGGAGCAGGCCCTGTCCGATGCCGACTACGACAAGGGCGACATCGACGAGGTCATCCTCGTCGGTGGTTCGACGCGGATGCCGCAGGTTCAGGACAAGGTCGGGGAGATGACCGATCAGGAGCCGAAAAAGAACGTCAACCCCGACGAGGCCGTCGCACTGGGCGCGGCCATTCAGGCTGGCGTCCTCTCGGGCGACGTGGACGACATCGTCCTGCTCGACGTGACGCCGCTGTCCCTCGGTGTCGAGGTCAAGGGCGGTCTGTTCGAGCGACTCATCGACAAGAACACCACGATCCCGACCGAGGAGTCGAAGATTTTCACCACCGCGCAGGCTAACCAGACGCAGGTCCAGATCCGCGTCTTCCAAGGTGAACGTGAAATCGCCGAGGAGAACGAACTGCTCGGTGCGTTCGCGCTTTCGGGCATCCCGCCGGCCCCCGCGGGCACGCCCCAGATCGAGGTGTCGTTCAACATCGACGAGAACGGCATCGTCAACGTCGAAGCCGAGGACAAGGGCTCGGGCAACAAGGAGGACATCACCATCGAAGGCGGTGCTGGCCTCTCTGACGACCAGATCGAGGAGATGCAACAGGAAGCCGAACAGCACGCCGAGGAGGACGAGCAGCGCCGCGAGCGCATCGAAGCCCGCAACGAGGCCGAGGCATCCGTCCGCCGTGCTGAGACGCTTCTCGACGAGAACGAGGAGGAGATCGACGACGACCTCCGCTCCGACATCGAGGCGAAAATCGAGGACGTCGAGGAAGTCCTCGAAGACGAGGACGCCGAGAAGGAAGACTACGAAGAGGTCACCGAGACCCTGAGCGAGGAACTACAGGAAATCGGGAAGCAAATGTATCAGGAGCAGGCCCAGCAGGCCGCCGGCGGAGCCGCGGGCGCTGGTCCGGGTGGCGCAGCCGGCCCCGGCGGGGCTGCCGGTCCCGGCGGCGCAGCAGGCGGCGCGGCCGAGCAGGGCGAGGAGTACGTCGACGCTGACTTCGAAGACGTCGACGAAGACGACGAAGAGTAG
- a CDS encoding adenylate kinase → MSNPRILILGPPGAGKGTQSANLADEYGVEHVTTGDALRANKDMDISDIDTEYDTPREYMEAGDLVPDAVVNAIVEEALSQADGFVLDGYPRNLEQAEELEGMTDLDVILSLDVSREELVDRLTGRRVCDDCGANYHVEFNQPEEDGVCDDCGGDLIQRDDDNEESVRNRLDVFDDNTAPVIDHYGDHDGFVAVDGEQTPDEVWSEIQDAVDAHTA, encoded by the coding sequence ATGTCGAATCCGCGAATCCTGATTCTCGGGCCGCCGGGAGCCGGCAAAGGAACCCAGAGCGCCAACCTCGCCGACGAGTACGGCGTCGAACACGTCACGACCGGCGACGCGCTCCGGGCGAACAAGGACATGGACATCAGCGACATCGACACCGAGTACGACACGCCTCGGGAGTACATGGAAGCGGGCGACCTCGTGCCGGACGCGGTGGTCAACGCCATTGTCGAGGAGGCGCTCTCCCAAGCCGACGGGTTCGTGCTCGACGGGTATCCGCGTAACCTCGAACAGGCCGAGGAACTGGAAGGGATGACCGACCTCGACGTGATCCTCTCGCTCGACGTCTCCCGCGAGGAACTGGTCGACCGACTGACGGGCCGGCGGGTCTGTGACGACTGCGGCGCGAACTACCACGTCGAGTTCAATCAGCCCGAAGAGGACGGAGTCTGTGACGACTGTGGCGGCGACCTCATCCAGCGCGACGACGACAACGAGGAGTCTGTCCGCAACCGACTGGACGTGTTCGACGACAACACCGCACCGGTCATCGACCACTACGGGGACCACGATGGCTTCGTCGCCGTCGATGGCGAGCAGACCCCCGACGAAGTCTGGAGCGAGATTCAGGACGCCGTCGACGCACACACGGCCTGA
- a CDS encoding nucleotide exchange factor GrpE, with protein sequence MTEQDAADDTAATAESTASEAQADDDVDADFEDVPEDVTADEVDLGEFDVDNDLIDRVAESAPEDIARELAALRTRADSLESQVKQQDDEIEELESKLKRKQAEFQNYKKRMDKRREQEQKRATEDLVTRLLDVRDNLERALEQDEDTDIRGGVESTLRQLDDVLDAENVEVIDPEPGGDVDPTQHQVLARVDSDQPDGAIADVHRPGYEMADKVLREAQVTVSESEE encoded by the coding sequence ATGACCGAGCAGGACGCAGCCGACGACACGGCCGCGACGGCGGAGTCGACCGCGAGCGAGGCGCAAGCGGACGACGATGTCGACGCAGATTTCGAGGACGTGCCCGAGGATGTCACCGCGGATGAGGTCGACCTCGGCGAGTTCGACGTCGACAACGACCTGATCGACCGAGTCGCCGAATCTGCCCCCGAAGACATCGCTCGGGAACTCGCTGCGCTACGGACGCGTGCCGACAGTCTCGAATCGCAGGTCAAACAGCAAGACGACGAAATCGAGGAACTGGAATCGAAGCTCAAGCGCAAGCAGGCGGAGTTCCAGAACTACAAGAAGCGGATGGACAAACGCCGCGAACAGGAACAGAAGCGCGCCACCGAGGACCTCGTGACGCGCCTGCTGGACGTTCGGGACAATCTGGAGCGCGCGCTCGAACAGGACGAAGACACGGACATCAGAGGCGGGGTCGAGTCCACGCTCCGCCAGCTCGACGACGTGCTCGACGCCGAGAACGTCGAAGTGATCGACCCCGAACCGGGTGGAGACGTCGACCCGACACAGCATCAGGTGCTCGCCCGCGTCGACAGCGACCAGCCGGACGGGGCAATCGCAGATGTCCACCGGCCCGGCTACGAGATGGCCGACAAAGTGCTGCGCGAGGCGCAGGTGACCGTCAGCGAGAGCGAGGAGTAG
- the dnaJ gene encoding molecular chaperone DnaJ produces MSQDFYEILGVSRDASEDDIKEAYREKAREYHPDVSDDPDAEEKFKQAKKAKEVLTDEEKRQMYDQMGHERFEQAEKRGGAGGGGGRGGMGGDPFGGGAGGFDMQDIFDQFFGGGGGGGRGGSRRRQGQDLQTRLEIDLEEAYNGATKQLNVTRPEACDDCDGAGHPPGADSETCPECNGQGQTTQVQQTPMGRVQQTTTCRRCEGEGTLYDETCSTCRGNGVVQNDASLEIEVPAGIASGQTLRMGREGAPGENGGPNGDLLIEVSVRDHPDFERDGDDLQHQQAISFPQAVFGDTITVPTLDGEVEVDVPSGTQSGEVFRLEGKGMPRLRRRGRGDLYVQVQVVTPDSLNTEQKEALEQFAEAGGEEVDVEEGFFEKLKNSL; encoded by the coding sequence ATGAGTCAGGATTTCTACGAGATACTGGGTGTCTCTCGGGACGCCTCCGAAGACGATATCAAGGAGGCCTATCGGGAGAAAGCCCGGGAATACCACCCGGACGTGAGCGACGACCCCGACGCCGAGGAGAAGTTCAAGCAGGCCAAGAAGGCCAAAGAGGTCCTCACCGACGAGGAGAAGCGCCAGATGTACGACCAGATGGGCCACGAGCGCTTCGAGCAGGCCGAGAAGCGCGGCGGCGCTGGCGGTGGCGGCGGCCGCGGTGGGATGGGCGGAGACCCCTTTGGCGGCGGTGCCGGCGGCTTCGATATGCAGGACATCTTCGACCAGTTCTTCGGTGGTGGCGGTGGCGGCGGCCGCGGTGGCAGCCGTCGGCGACAGGGGCAAGACCTCCAGACGCGACTTGAGATCGACCTCGAGGAGGCGTACAACGGTGCGACGAAGCAACTGAACGTCACCCGGCCGGAAGCCTGCGACGACTGCGACGGGGCCGGGCATCCGCCGGGGGCCGACTCGGAGACCTGTCCGGAGTGTAACGGACAGGGCCAGACAACACAGGTCCAGCAGACGCCGATGGGACGGGTCCAGCAGACCACGACCTGCCGCCGGTGTGAGGGCGAGGGGACGCTGTACGACGAGACGTGTTCGACCTGCCGCGGCAACGGCGTCGTCCAGAACGACGCGAGCCTCGAAATCGAGGTTCCGGCCGGCATCGCCAGCGGGCAGACCCTCCGGATGGGACGCGAGGGCGCGCCCGGCGAGAACGGCGGCCCGAACGGTGATCTGCTCATCGAGGTGAGTGTGCGCGACCACCCGGACTTCGAGCGCGACGGCGACGACCTGCAACACCAGCAGGCCATCTCGTTCCCGCAGGCCGTCTTCGGCGACACCATCACCGTTCCGACGCTAGACGGCGAGGTGGAGGTCGACGTGCCCAGCGGCACCCAGAGCGGCGAGGTGTTCCGTCTAGAGGGGAAAGGTATGCCGCGCCTCCGCCGTCGGGGCCGTGGCGACCTCTACGTACAGGTGCAGGTCGTCACGCCCGACAGCCTCAACACCGAACAGAAGGAGGCCCTCGAACAGTTCGCGGAGGCCGGCGGCGAGGAAGTCGACGTCGAGGAAGGCTTCTTCGAGAAGCTGAAGAACTCGCTGTAG
- a CDS encoding DUF106 domain-containing protein: MARTAPKVERLAEDGEAMTDALSTVLAAAEENGTVTWSDVSDDLTSGEWGRLIESGLLIDADGEGFVIDDPDGVREALEESDAAPSDDDDDSGWSKWDKLAGLGTLGLFAGYSMTSVRDVIAGGVIDIVLGPLNDMLPFYVVILVLAIITGTTSTILQDNLMDMSGMGDHQEKMEDLKERRKAAKERDDQEALDRLEEEQMELMTDQMGMFKQQFRPMVWIMLVNIPLFLWLYWIVFGAGVDASPVITLPIFGEVEAWSNSVAGPIQAWIVWYFLCSLSFTQIIRKALNVETTPTG, from the coding sequence ATGGCACGTACCGCGCCGAAGGTAGAACGACTCGCCGAAGACGGCGAGGCAATGACTGATGCGCTCTCGACGGTGCTCGCTGCGGCCGAAGAGAACGGGACCGTCACTTGGAGCGACGTGAGTGACGATCTCACGAGCGGCGAGTGGGGGCGGCTCATCGAGTCTGGCCTGCTCATCGACGCTGACGGCGAAGGGTTTGTTATCGACGACCCGGATGGCGTCCGTGAGGCGCTCGAAGAGTCCGACGCGGCCCCGAGCGACGATGACGACGACAGCGGCTGGTCGAAGTGGGACAAGCTCGCCGGGCTCGGAACGCTCGGCCTGTTTGCCGGCTACTCGATGACCTCCGTCCGGGACGTTATCGCGGGCGGGGTCATCGATATTGTCCTCGGGCCACTCAACGACATGCTGCCGTTTTACGTCGTTATCTTGGTGCTCGCGATCATCACCGGAACTACCTCGACGATTCTGCAGGACAACCTCATGGACATGTCGGGGATGGGTGACCATCAAGAGAAGATGGAGGACCTGAAAGAGCGCCGCAAAGCCGCGAAAGAACGCGATGATCAGGAGGCGCTGGATCGGCTCGAAGAGGAGCAGATGGAGCTGATGACCGATCAGATGGGGATGTTCAAACAGCAGTTCCGCCCGATGGTGTGGATCATGCTGGTCAACATCCCACTGTTCCTCTGGCTCTACTGGATTGTCTTCGGAGCCGGCGTCGACGCGAGCCCAGTCATCACGCTCCCCATCTTCGGCGAAGTCGAGGCGTGGAGCAACAGCGTCGCTGGCCCGATTCAGGCGTGGATCGTCTGGTACTTCCTGTGCTCGCTGTCCTTTACCCAGATCATCCGGAAGGCGCTCAACGTCGAGACGACGCCGACCGGATAG
- a CDS encoding DUF1328 family protein, protein MNHLLTAVPLQPGGGFLELALLFLVLAVVAGLAGLGGVAGLSMRIAKILVVVFLVLMVVSFLL, encoded by the coding sequence ATGAACCACCTACTGACGGCGGTCCCGCTCCAGCCCGGCGGTGGGTTCCTCGAACTGGCGCTGCTGTTCCTCGTCCTCGCCGTCGTCGCCGGACTGGCCGGACTGGGGGGTGTTGCGGGGCTTAGCATGCGAATCGCGAAGATACTCGTCGTCGTGTTCCTCGTCCTGATGGTCGTTAGCTTCCTCCTGTGA
- a CDS encoding homoserine kinase — protein sequence MLTVRAPATSANLGSGFDVFGVALERPADVVRLEKADRVTIEVTGAGSQYIPEDPDKNTVGAVADALDAPAHIQIDKGVRPASGLGSSAASAAAAAVGLNELYDRGYSREELVPIAAKGEAVVSGDAHDDNVAPSIMGGFTIATEKGVTQVDADIPLVACLPDIVVSTRDARNVVPETARVDQMVETVGNAASLTTGMHRDDPELVGRGMHDTVVTPARAKLIDGYEQVREAALAAGATGVTISGAGPTVIAACAEADRRQIASTMLDAFGERGVDARVYQTRIGGGAEVF from the coding sequence ATGCTGACAGTCCGGGCGCCGGCTACCAGTGCGAACCTCGGGAGCGGCTTCGACGTGTTCGGCGTCGCACTGGAGCGTCCGGCCGACGTCGTCCGTCTGGAGAAAGCCGACCGGGTCACCATCGAGGTGACTGGCGCTGGCAGCCAGTACATCCCAGAAGACCCCGACAAGAACACCGTCGGTGCTGTCGCTGACGCGCTCGATGCGCCGGCCCACATCCAGATCGACAAGGGCGTCCGTCCCGCGTCTGGGCTTGGCTCCTCCGCGGCCAGCGCCGCCGCGGCGGCCGTCGGGCTGAACGAACTGTACGACCGGGGCTACTCCCGCGAGGAACTGGTTCCCATCGCCGCCAAGGGCGAGGCCGTCGTTTCTGGCGACGCCCACGACGACAACGTCGCCCCCTCGATCATGGGCGGATTCACCATCGCGACCGAAAAGGGCGTCACGCAGGTCGACGCCGACATCCCGCTTGTCGCGTGTCTGCCCGATATCGTCGTGTCCACGCGGGACGCGCGCAACGTCGTCCCCGAAACCGCCCGCGTCGACCAGATGGTAGAGACAGTGGGTAACGCCGCGTCGCTGACGACGGGGATGCACCGCGACGACCCCGAACTCGTCGGTCGAGGGATGCACGACACTGTCGTGACGCCGGCCCGCGCGAAACTCATCGACGGCTACGAACAGGTCCGAGAGGCCGCCCTAGCGGCCGGTGCGACTGGCGTCACTATCTCCGGGGCCGGCCCGACCGTCATCGCCGCCTGCGCCGAGGCGGACCGCCGGCAGATTGCGAGCACGATGCTCGACGCCTTCGGCGAGCGCGGCGTCGACGCCCGCGTGTACCAGACTCGGATCGGCGGCGGAGCGGAAGTGTTCTAG